One window of the Pieris brassicae chromosome 2, ilPieBrab1.1, whole genome shotgun sequence genome contains the following:
- the LOC123720429 gene encoding keratin, type II cytoskeletal 2 epidermal-like — translation MLSTILTITLISIVGSQALKLELAEEKTPYDYVKDRIDSMLVDTRSGMPLSSSYEVEETEDYPEEIKGAASTIHNAVSGVGYGQGIGLGGLGGIGLGQGLGIGLGGLGIGNGIGLGGVGAGIGAVNGIGGVGLGNAGIGVANGLVQPGLGGIGVGGFGVGNGLLYHPVLGTQVQGGYVDKNAYDSAQKKGADHNVEKLEKKEEEEIKHGQEGFQQGAAAAKAEKGESSFYKDEEAKKKAAGDEKFYEGGQKVNKQGANEEQIKKAKSHKKGHVSKGFKSSSSKNEEEKSESFYDEAHDEADHKIAGQNAGSFGENAQQGFKGAHEEKVLDANSQGKEGHHVSEEKVDDAKANKGEFLQKGYKGGAELLEKFNNLGAQAVHGHQEASGGYQQNKGILPIH, via the exons ATGTTGTCAACAATTCTCACTATCACACTCATTTCGATTGTTGGATCGCAAGCCCTCAAGTTAGAGCTGGCCGAGGAAAAAACTCCATACGATTATGTAAAGGATAGAATAGATTCAATGTTAGTGGACACGAGAAGTGGAATGCCGTTATCTAGTTCGTATGAGGTTGAAGAGACAGAAGATTATCCCGAGGAAATCAAGGGAGCGGCGTCAACTATACATAACGCAGTGTCTGGTGTTGGATACGGCCAGGGTATTGGTCTCGGTGGTCTTGGAGGAATAGGATTAGGTCAGGGATTGGGAATAGGCCTAGGAGGTCTCG GAATTGGAAACGGTATTGGTCTCGGTGGCGTTGGGGCCGGTATTGGTGCAGTTAACGGGATCGGAGGTGTTGGATTAGGCAACGCAGGAATTGGTGTAGCAAATGGATTAGTTCAACCAGGCTTAGGAGGCATTGGTGTCGGTGGTTTCGGAGTTGGGAATGGTCTTCTTTATCATCCAGTTTTAGGAACACAAGTTCAAGGAGGTTATGTAGATAAAAACGCATATGATTCTGCTCAGAAAAAGGGCGCCGACCACAATGTTGAAAAGTTAGAAAAAAAAGAAGAAGAGGAAATCAAGCACGGTCAAGAAGGATTCCAGCAAGGTGCTGCTGCTGCTAAGGCAGAAAAGGGAGAATCTAGCTTTTACAAAGACGAAGAAGCAAAAAAGAAAGCAGCCGGCGATGAGAAGTTTTACGAAGGTGGACAAAAAGTGAACAAGCAAG GCGCTAACGAAGAACAAATAAAGAAGGCAAAGAGTCACAAGAAGGGCCATGTCAGCAAGGGTTTTAAGTCATCCAGCAGCAAGAATGAAGAAGAGAAATCTGAAAGCTTCTATGACGAAGCTCACGATGAGGCTGACCACAAAATCGCTGGGCAGAATGCGGGATCATTTGGAGAAAATGCGCAACAAGGTTTCAAAGGCGCTCATGAGGAGAAAGTCCTCGATGCCAATTCCCAGGGCAAGGAAGGACACCATGTATCTGAGGAAAAAGTTGATGATGCCAAAGCAAACAAG ggTGAATTCCTGCAAAAAGGCTATAAGGGTGGCGCAGAGCTGTTAGAAAAGTTCAACAATCTCGGTGCCCAAGCTGTCCATGGACACCAAGAGGCAAGTGGCGGTTATCAGCAGAATAAGGGCATATTACccattcattaa
- the LOC123720286 gene encoding probable E3 SUMO-protein ligase RNF212 — protein sequence MDWIHCNNCFTQLEPGVTLHLTSCGHMFCNNCLNNGVKESTCLVCRAPCSMMKLVPDMNPDIQDYFTDPEEIIKKSCDVIQFQRQHRRRLLSYLLQSTKKFRAARTELRRMTEVCQTQHKQLREYQRIIKNLQSQLDGQSKQTPPFNVPISPSNLSPGFIQTPPTYKRPAKSTPYSQPYQSNLVTPSRISKQRSSNYSVNSQSSSASNKISTTVFTPPTPESVGDIFSQNSNESGYLSGLKSPRVLYCNGFSNRCAFKKHARLNV from the exons ATGGATTGGATTcattgtaataattgttttactcAATTAGAACCTGGAGTAACTTTGCACCTGACATCATGTGGCCATATGTTTTGCAACAACTGCTTGAACAATG gcGTAAAAGAAAGTACATGTTTAGTATGCAGAGCACCATGTTCTATGATGAAATTAGTTCCCGAC atgaATCCAGATATTCAAGATTATTTTACTGACCCAgaagaaataattaagaaaagttGTGATGTAATACAATTTCAAAGGCAACATAGACGGCGCTTATTGTCCTATTTATTACAATCG ACAAAAAAATTCCGGGCAGCGCGAACGGAGCTACGACGCATGACGGaagtgtgtcagacacagcaCAAACAACTGCGCGAGTATCAAAGGATCATAAAGAATTTACAAAGCCAGCTTGATGGACAGTCAA aacaAACGCCACCGTTCAACGTGCCTATATCGCCTAGTAATTTATCCCCTGGTTTTATTCAAACACCGCCTACATACAAGCGACCCGCAAAGAGCACTCCTTATAGC CAACCGTATCAGTCGAACTTGGTGACCCCTTCTCGGATAAGCAAACAGCGTTCAAGCAACTACAGTGTTAATAGTCAG TCCTCGAGTGCATCAAACAAAATATCGACAACGGTGTTCACGCCTCCAACTCCTGAGTCGGTCGG AGATATTTTTAGCCAGAACAGCAATGAATCCGGATATTTGTCTGGACTTAAATCGCCGAGAGTTTTATACTGCAATGGTTTTAGCAACAGGTGCGCCTTCAAGAAACATGCGCGTttaaatgtttag